Genomic window (Oryzias latipes chromosome 17, ASM223467v1):
ACAGACaaatgtttttcagaataaagactCTGACCTGTTGTGACTCTTTTGTTGGCTTTGTTGGCTTTTTGTTGGTTACCATTTGGGGGTTCCTAGTAACCAGAGTATGAATTATGAATACCTCATTACAATAAAGCCCAACTCTAAtcagcttttgatctattttcaaagccttttgttttttttggcataatcataaaaacctgtcgttttctaggacatagtttctgcagcaggagttcattggaaattcttctctgagttGAGTGCAGGGCCATTGGTGAAAAGCCCCCTCGCTtcctgttactgagagctctctgtttacacactctcccgctagcttacaacctAACCtgacattagtggtgcaacaaaaaaggcgagcAGTACTgtagccatccagccgtacagttttgatccagattccagctccgacgaggaaaacgaagacgatCGTGGATCCATTTGTCCGcaggtgaatgcatcagaaaggggcggagcctgtcatccagtgtattttctgcGTCACAAATACCATCATTTTTAAATTGTCCCTGCCTGCCCTGTTGTTCCCAAAGTTAGTTAGTAGTTGTTAGTACTTACCAAGTGTGAATGAATGAGGACTGAATGAacaatggacacattgtaagcactttcagcatctggaaaagcgaaGATAAATTCaaaggcctgggagcttgagggtccttcAGTattttagctgttcctagcactgcgctcttctggactgagaggtctgaggtctttccaggtatctgttgtagccactcctccagcttgggggttactgccccgagtgctccaattaccacaggcaccactgtcaccttcactttccatgcattctccagttcttctctgagtccctggtatttctccagtttctcatgttccttcttcctgatgttcccatcgcttggcactgccacatccaccacaacggctttcctctgttctttatccaccactacaatgtctggttggttctccattaccatcctatcagtctgaatctggaagtcccacaggatctttgccctctcattctctaccaccttcagaggtgtttcccattttgaccttggggtttccagttcatattctgcacacatgttcctgtatattattgcAGCCACTTGATtttggcgctccatgtatgctttccctgccgcATCTTACaccgatagatagatagatagatagatagatagatagatagatagatagatagatagatagatagatagatagatagatagatagatagatagatagatagatagatagatagatacgtCAGTCAACATAAAGACTGAACTATAGGTGTAATACAACATTGATACTTCAGTCTGTGCTCACGTCCTTTCTGAGCTGCATTGCTGCTCTGCGTGCATTTCCTGCTCCAGCTGGATCAATACAGTTTATATAATCTGGATAAAATTCATATAATTCAAATATTTACAgcaaaaccacatttttgttttattagattaaacttttatttttctctaaagGCATACAAAGTGAGTTAGGGCCAATAACAGTAACAATTTgaccttaaaaaatgtttaaattcagGTTTAACGGAGATATTTAACCCTTTGACGCCTATTGATGCTACAAAATTACATTGATTTAATATCtacttgaaaacaaaataattggaaataaattcatgcatccaaaggtcaaaggttttcatgctttaaaaaaatatattttaattatttttatggaaATTCTGAGTCAATTTTCTCAAACTGCAGCCGCTGCTGGTTCCAGCCAACTGCAGCCTCTGGCTTTAAATTTCACAAATGCTACGCCAAGGTTGTTTtcgtgataaaaaaaaatgaagcatgcACCTGACCAGGCCGATACCAAATCTGAATTTTAGGCCTCAGCTTTCTGTGCTGCACTAAATCCGTTTGGCTGATAAGACGGTTGTTGTGGTGTGCAGCCTTTGAGGCGGGAACAGGAGGCGAGACGGTTTCCCTCCCAGTAGCCAGCATCCTGTCCGTCATGACAGCGGCACTTGGTGCAGGAATCGACCCAGACTGGATCCCCTGCAGGAATCACCTGACTGTGGGATGCATCAACGTAGCAGTTGGGACCTTGAGGAAAAATTACCAAGTGATTATGATGTCTGAGGTGACACTTATCGACGCATGCAAATCGATCAAATGCAACTCGCCACCAGCAAAGGAACGCCACAGTGATGCATATAGATCAATATGCTTGATgtgttgcattttcatttggttttctgGGTTTTCCTTCCTCCAGTCTCACCTTCCTTGCATTCGGGGCAGCACTTCCCCGGCTGGTAGACCGGATCCACGCAGGGTGGGGGGGCGCAATCAGCGACCAGGCAGCGGGCGATGCCGTCGCTGTCACACGTGCACTGTTCGCACTCTGATGGCTGACAAACACACGCATGAACTCCTCATCAGAGCTACATCAGACAGAAAAGGGATTAAAAATTCTATGGAGggatttttgtgccattattccaaTCGCAACATCCACTGTTTTCAgtgcaaactttaaaaatgttgtctaGTCAAAGAATTATGTTAcacttgaaacaaaaaaatgcatttgaaactcaaaaatatgtgcagaaaaaaacaattctcaATTTCAATTCTCCATTGATAGAGCAGAGCACCTTACAAATGTGCCACAAAAGCCAGCCAATCCCAGACATTGTGCatgtatttttaagttttaagagtaaattgttttgtttgcacgtattttttaagttaaagaacttttttatttctgtttctagtgcaaaatatctttttgAACACACGAATCTTTATGCTCAAAACAATGAGCTCGGAATTATGGTCCAAAAATCCCTCCACAGAAATCACCAAGATGCAACATCAGGTCTCCTCAAAAGGGGGCGCCATCTGCTCTTTGATGCACATTCATCTATGCATTGTCATGTGCTGTGCGCATGCTCATTTTTGGAGATTAAAGGGAAAATAGCCCGAAACTTGAGGATCatccgtgttttttttttaagaaatatctctattttaaattaatttttggttatttatatGAATTATCCGTTTATATTAATGTCATACTGTTATAATctatcatctttttttattatttatattgtagtttaaaactgtaaaataaggTTTATGGATGTGAACAAATACTGCTGCATGTGAAgttgtgacacaaaaaaaatctacctgGAAGTTCTGGCCCAGCTCGTACACCACCCCTCTGTACTCGCAGCCGATCTTCTCACACCTGGGGCAGCAGTCAGAGGGGTAGTGGCTCACGTGGATGCACGCCGCCGGGAGAGAGGTGCACTCCGTGCGCGCGCAGACGGAGCCCTCGGCGGTGCACTCGCATTGGGTGCAGTGGTCCGAGTCCAGGAAGTACCACTCCCCCAGGTAATAGGTGCTGCCGTTAGCCTCACAggtgttctcctgctgctctgacaCCGAGAAGCCGGACCCCACCTGAGCGCACAGCGCGAGCGTCAGGAAGGTGCGGGCCATCCTCTGGCGCGCGCTGGAGCTCTGTGCCATGGCGCCTCTGGCTTGATCTGGATGGGTCGCTCAAAAAGGAAGGTCTGCTGTGCAGAGTTAGATCTGGTCCGGCGGGGGGTTCTGCAGAATGAGAGTTCACATCCTGACTGGATCAAGTCGTCGGAACCTCCTTTGGAGGAGCTGCGCAAAACTGCATAAAGCCCGGAAGGAGAGGAGCTCAGGGGCAGGAGGAAACGAGGAGGAGAGTTTGACAGAGTTCACCACTTACAGCGGAGGCCCCAAGCCCCGCCCTCTCGTTATCGTTAATTAATCAGTAATgttaaaagcagcttttgtcCCACTTTCCCTGTTTTAAAACgagccttttttttatatattaatgtTTGGAAAAGCAAACAGGCTTCTTCATAAATTTGAAATATGGATCAAATCCCATTTTGTCCAGTGGTTTAATTCTAGCTCAGTCTGTTTTAAGTCTCTTACAGGCAGCATTAAAACAGAACATCGTACTTTCTCTTCATGGTTctcatgtgactaaggcttaactCATAAGATGAACTAGTACTCTATCTCCTTGTAAAAAGGGAgttcacaaatacatttttatggcaAGAAAGGCCCGTTTAGTCACATGAATTATGATGTATCCTCAGTGGGTTAAGTACCATCTCCATAGCTCAGCTAACTCCCTTTCTTCTCTAATGTCAAACACTACCATCTGCACTCTTTCCTCTTTGTTCTGCTCTCTAATCTCCACGTGTCGCCCATCTCTCCTCCTGCAGCAAAGCTCCAACAGGAAACCACCTGGACCCGGTTTGCTTCTGCTTCGCTGTCCGGGTGTGCACTGAAGAAGACGCTGTCCACATGTCAGGCTTAAGGCCGCTTACATCCAGTAGAGTAACCTTCATTAGGCAATCTTTCTGATTAGATTTAACTCACATTTGTTGTGCGTTAGCTCCAAAAGCTGCAGAAGTCAAAGTCGACCTCTACCGAGCTCGAGTGGTTTTTAACATGGAGCCATCATGGACTATCTACGGAATATGGACCTCTCATTAAACTTCCTCCCCATGGTTTCTGATCATGACAGATAAGCACTCCATCTTTGTTATTTGATAAATGATCTGCACTTGGACTGGTGAAGTATAAATATAAGATAAATCAAAGAttaggatggaaaaaaaagtcttaatagGTGTGGGATTATATAGTTTTACTTCCTTCTTTTCAAGCAAATAATTCATTTGACAAACTTAATATTTATTGGATTCAATGGGCCATTCAAGTACAGGTAGATCTATATCTGGATGATTCATTATGTATTACATCTACTCACCTACTGTTTCCTGACcctcattttacattttcatcgcttcatccttttctctttttttattttcccgtCCTCTTTGTTCTATCAAAGCTTCATGGAAACAGAGAACACCTTCAGCTCTCCTTTCTAAGCCAACACACCTGAACCGTCCTGCTTCCACACACACCTCTTCATCTCTGCCCTGCACTCTTCATCGCAGTGGAGCGACTAAAAGTCCTCCCCCTTCTCTCCTGAAGTCCCGAAGAAGCATTTGGGTTTGTGACACGTTTGTGTGCACAGCCTTTGGTCCTCCTCTGATGTTCCTTCATCTACATTTAAAGACATGAGACTCTGGCAAAAACTCTGGAAACAGACACAAGttttctggatttaaaaaaaatgtcaactttttCCAACTGTCCTTCAGTTTTCACCTTTAAGCTACATATAAATAGctttcattttcattgtgtttCCTTCCTGCAtgtcttttatttctgtttctggTTGTTCAGCAGCCATGAAATAAATTCTGTCCCTCATTAAAGAGAAGCTGACAGCGGGTCTGCACACATTCTTTGATACGGCCGCTCCTCCAGCTATCAAGGTCCTCATTGTCCGAGGCGGCGGGATCTGAAGTCAGGTTAGATCCTCCCCATGTCGTCCTTTCCTCCGACTGCATTCCTGCTGCCGCTCTTCCTCAGCTGCTGAGTGAAAAGAAGCCTTTTCAGGAACACGAAGAATGGATTTTGAAAAGACCACTTCCTGTCACCTGACAGGTTCAACCACAGCAGAAAGGACGACTTGCGCCTTTGAATCCTTTAACGTTTTGTCCCCGTGAGCTCTGGGGGTGTGTGCACGCCTATAAGGTCCATCATGACTCTCGTTTACGTGTGCACACTTTCAAAATCCAGAACGGTGTGTTTGGTACCTGCTAACCGGACCAGCACACCGACACATCACAAAGAGGCTGGCCGGTCTCCCAGACCTCGTTTTCACTGCACCTAACCGTAACCAGAGAtgtcccagcatgctttgcttTTGATGTTACAGTGAGCTACTGAGATCAGTACCTTCACCGCCCTTAAAGGTTCGTGTTCCTGCGCCTTCTGTGGAACGAGGTCACGCTGGGATGTTATGGGGTCCAGTTCCAGGAAGACCAGTAAAAGACTTCACAGCTCCTCATGGTTAAAGAAATCTCACCAAACGATGACTTTCTGTTTCAACGTGAAGAATTCATTAGAAGTTGTAGCGTTAGCATCTCACAGGTAGCAAAGCTTTATGGACTAAAGGATCATCATGGAACATTGATTTAGTATCCAATAGTTTTCAATTATTCACATCTTTTCTTACTTGTGACTCCTAAAAAACctatttcctgttttgaatgtaaaactttaaagatgttgatggaaaaataacatttgattaCTTCCGTATGGAGGAAATCTggctgtgcccccccccctcccctatATCACATAACTGTAATGCAAAGCACAGCTGCAGGTTAGACATCCCCCTCCACATGTCtgcttgtgccccccccccccctccccagtaAAGAGTCAAggtcaaaatgtcaaagcaaacTTTCAAAAAGCTTTCAAAACAGAGATAAATCTCACTTAATAGCCCAAATCGTACAATTAAATCTGAATATGAACAATTACACTTTGGAATTGAGAAAGTAAACAAAACTCATactacaaaaattaaaataaactgaattaaaatggacaaaaacacaGATCTCTTATATATTTCCAAGCCCAAAGCTCCACTCTAAAgttacactgtaaaaaaaaggtaagtCAGAATTTTTGAATGTGTTTTAAGCACATGAAGCGTCTGTGGAAGTTACACCAAGATTTTAACTTCCATATTGTTATTGTTAGATATAGAATTTtcaaaggatgttttttttcgaCTTCAATAGAATGTTCCTGCAGAAGGAGGTGTCACAGCATCATTGTTTGCCCCTAGTTTAAGATTTTTCCGCACATTTCAGTTTTCTGGATATCGGCGCTCAAACTGGCAACTCGATAATCTAGTTTTTTCTCCCGTGGTCCTTTTAAGGAGAGGTgtaaattccttttttgtttttttgttcttttttttggctcGCACCACAGAAAGATATTATAGAAAGTCCCTTGAGTCCAAAAAGCGTTCCCCATTGTTAGTGGCTCAGTGGGAACAATGCCAGAGGTATTGGTGCCGCTCGGATGGTGCCAGCACAAATCCAATTTCCTCTTTGAAGCGGGCTTCAGTGCCACGTTCGACCCTGATCCCCGGCCCAGTGTGtgcgtctgctgcaggcctttgATCGCTCAGCTGCTCCGAGCTGTGGATCAGCTGAATGACTTTCATACGTAAAGCCAAACGCACGCCTCACCAATGGCATTCCCCAAAGCAATACTTCTCTGCAGAATGCTTCCAATCCAGCCAGTTGAATATCCTGTCTGATGTTTCTTGAATCCAAGAAAGAAGTGAATTATATATTATTTTCCTGCACAAACATTGGTCTTTGGTCCTCTCATGAACCACTGGGACCAGcagttttcttaaataaaagggataaaaatatgataaaacatatttacattGTTGGCAGTTCTAGGACTTCAAAGACTTAAGGGGTCAAATGTAATCACAgcctttatttatatttatacaaaACTGTCTTTGTCATCACAATTTACCCTCATCTTAACCCTAAGAATAAACTTTCCAGTCCACTCGATACCCATAAAAATTCGGCTATACAGCTCTTATAATAACTACACTCTACcttaaaaaagtataatttaCTTCTTTATGATGTTAATAAGCTTTGGTTCCCATTAAAGCTAAGCTTCACATTAAGGTCAGAAatacaccagaaaccaaataaTGTTATAATAGTCAGAAAAGTATGGAAAGAGGCTTTTCTCTTCACATAAAATTCAAAAACTCACTctgaagaaaatgttgtttttaaaatgttcttgtggctatTTTCTTGTGATGGAAGACAAATATTTAAGGAAATAAACTTTCAAAtagaatttctgagtatttctcattcaaatcgctgtgaattaggagcagacgaaagaaatgccatttgaaaaagatcgtatttgtggcatagaaaatacgctgggtgagCTCCCTGATttgggaggggaagggggcggggtttctctGTGCCAATTGCCACGCCCACAACACAAAGGTGAATTTTATGCTGAACtgcttttttgatttgggctaaaatcaGCATAATCATGAAAACtgggaaacactttgaaaatagaattGGATTTCTATCCTGTTCCTTTTAGTCCATGAGGGTGGAATTGATGTCCAACTtgcgtctgtctgtctgctgtaaCGGACGTTGGGCTGTGGTGTAGTGGCCGCTGCATCAGACTCAGTCAGCCTGTTGATGTTTGGAGAACAAATTCAGTCAAAACGCTGTGAAggtaaaaatgctccaaaaagaacgcacttgtagatttgatttgagaacttgtaatatagaatgtgaaaacttgtgcatcaaaaatctgcatctgtgtgtaaaaatcttctgctgtgaactgacaaattcaCATTTGCAGGTGTTCATTcagagttacaacttcaaatctgtgattacaactgctcaaatgtgcttctgcgtgtgctccaatctgctggcgcaaatcacaagtgagctacaactgcgctctgaattctgacacattccttgcgagaaacttgtgtcaaaactgatctgtgtctGAAAATGGAATCAGGGCGGGGAGGGAGGGtaagaggaggcggagtcaaccaatcagagtgcaggactaactaaagttagaaagatcttcacagattcgcacttcctgcttcaataactcttctgagaaacgttcaaatgtgacagcaagactctcaatcattttgtatcgACACACGGCGAGCTCCGCGGAGAAAGGAGCAGGAAGTCCCTCCCCCCCCTGGTTCCATTttcggacacagatcagttttgacacaagtttctcgcaaggaatgtgtcagaattcagagagcagttgtagcgcactcgtgatttgcgccagcagattggagcacacgcagaagcacatttgagcagttgtaatcacagatttgaagttgtaactctgaatgaacacatgcaaatggaaatttgtcagttcacagcagaagatttttacacacagatgcagatttttgatgcacaagttttcacattctatatcaaatcaaatccacaACCATTCCACAtctgtctaacagacttttcacgcatgaaccaccgatATCGCgcatacggcgcacatatcacctTCAAACTACATAATTGACACACAATTccctaatgaattgcatataaatagcgcaataatcacgcacggttcatgttctgcaTTGATTAgcgtgttctttgcatggtttatgcGTACTTCTTCcttggttttaacgtggttcattcgtgatgcacgaccacaacttttctcaccttTGCCACGTGttttcacgtatgaccagttttcatccgcGAAATATACACGAAACGTACGTAGTGGCCTTGAAGTACTCCTTCGTACAAAGCGGGAAATTGGTGAAGGACCAACgtctgctgcagcttcatggTCTTCATAAAAGGCTTTTGGAAACATTTGAAGATCCTTCATTTTTCTTCCATACCTGGAGGTTCCCATTCGTTCCTGAACACACCAACATAGTTGATTACATGAATTAAACCTACTTAacgttaaaaacatttaaaatgtgaattttagCAGGAAATTCCTTAAATTAGTCATCAGACTGTTTTAAAGTTTAACATCAGGTACTTGAGGAGtaaaagaaaactgcatttctcaGAGATACAGAAGTTTTTGATAAAGTCTGGGTCAAATGTGGCATTTTTACACCATGCGTGATGTTCATAGTTCAGCTGAACCAGCTCTTTAGGTTCGTTCTCCCTGCTTCATGCTGAAGCAGACCTTTCTGTGAGCTCTGAATCGATCATTTTGCTGTCCTCCTTAGAGTTAAGATGATTGGACGTCAGAAGTATTTAAGATAAGTTATCCTTCTCTGTTGTGATTAACAGATGAAGTTAAAATAACTTCCTCTCTTTTCTCCCTGCACCTCAGTTCGCTCCTGTTGTGCATTTTCCTTCTGATGACCTCATCCCAGTCCTCCCTCGTCCGGACCGCCTCCCTCCTCTCCTCCCTTCATTCCTCCCTGTGAGGCCCACAGTCACTCCAGCCATCCTGGAAAGCACCTCTTTTCTTCctcagctgttttctcctccttcttcctcccaTTTCCTGGCCAGCCCAGAACAAAAGGCCCCATTGTCACAAAATAGATCCCAGACTGCTTTGAGCTGctaaaagatctttttttgttttttttctggttggaGGAAATGCAAGACGTGCGCTATAGTTATGTAATcagagggggtggggtggggtgggggggctacactttaaagataaaaatatcaAAGGAAAACTCCTGAGCTATTCAAAGGCTGCTGTCTATTATTGGTTTAACCTAACTGTGTTTATCTTGTATTTTTATGTCACTAAACTATCAAACGTACGTTTCtgggaagttttgaaattattatgggatggccacaggacctggGGCTTGGTGGCCATTATGTGACAAAGTATGACATTTGggaattttcacatttttgcacaatattcagaaaaaaagtgtctCTTCGAACGAACCACCAGGTTAGGACTACAACctgttgacctttgacttcaGGAAAAGGCAGCcattctaaattttaaaaaaatgacagctaGTACCTTCTACAAATATTAACTCCTCCAAAGAATTTCGATCTATTGCCGCTTAACTCTCCGAGCATTATTGGGAaaaaatttgggttttaaagtttgtaggTTTTTAACGTAGTTAGCGTGACGAGCTCCTAAAAGTGGCGTTCTCGTGTTGCTcgcacattttctttctttttcttttctatcttgGTAATGTTGTGACAAAGTTATACAAAAATCTTTGTCTCAAGAGTGAAACAAAATCACCTACAATATGACCATATTAGGAAAGTGGATGTGGTCAACGAAAAAAAGCTCCaataaatgtacttttgccAATTCCTTTAAACATCACATA
Coding sequences:
- the LOC101158638 gene encoding von Willebrand factor C domain-containing protein 2-like codes for the protein MAQSSSARQRMARTFLTLALCAQVGSGFSVSEQQENTCEANGSTYYLGEWYFLDSDHCTQCECTAEGSVCARTECTSLPAACIHVSHYPSDCCPRCEKIGCEYRGVVYELGQNFQPSECEQCTCDSDGIARCLVADCAPPPCVDPVYQPGKCCPECKEGPNCYVDASHSQVIPAGDPVWVDSCTKCRCHDGQDAGYWEGNRLASCSRLKGCTPQQPSYQPNGFSAAQKAEA